From the Hymenobacter yonginensis genome, one window contains:
- a CDS encoding PAS domain-containing protein, whose product MRFLADFIPQLVWFTDPTGFHTYFNQRWIDFTGYTLADSVGPDMWNNLLHPDDQDRARQVWGHSLATGDFYEIEYRFKAKDGNYRWFLGQARPQFDEHGRIKQWFGTCTDIQEQKETEFALRKREQDLERAYADLEVKVTFRTLELEREVQELRRQAAPGNTF is encoded by the coding sequence ATGCGCTTTCTCGCTGATTTCATCCCGCAGCTGGTCTGGTTTACTGACCCCACCGGCTTTCATACCTACTTCAACCAGCGCTGGATAGATTTCACGGGCTACACCCTGGCCGACAGCGTGGGGCCCGATATGTGGAACAACCTGCTCCACCCCGACGACCAGGACCGGGCCCGGCAGGTATGGGGCCACTCGCTGGCCACCGGCGACTTCTACGAAATCGAGTACCGCTTCAAAGCCAAGGACGGCAACTACCGTTGGTTTCTGGGCCAGGCCCGCCCGCAGTTCGACGAGCACGGCCGCATCAAGCAATGGTTTGGCACCTGCACTGATATTCAGGAGCAGAAGGAAACCGAGTTTGCCCTCCGCAAGCGGGAGCAGGACCTGGAGCGCGCCTATGCTGATCTGGAAGTGAAAGTGACTTTCCGGACGCTGGAGCTGGAGCGGGAAGTGCAAGAGCTGCGCCGCCAAGCCGCTCCCGGCAACACCTTCTAA